The genomic segment GACAGATATCGCGGCTGGCCGCAGTCATCAGCCCGGCGACGGTTCTGGTGATGGTGCTGATCACGGTGCTCGATATTCGATCAAGCGCCGACGCGGCGCATGCACGCATTCCCTATCTCTTTCTGGGATATTTGGCGGTGGGGTTCGCGATTTACTTTAGCCGGCGGCGGCAGCATCAGTGGCTGCCCGAAACTGTGGTCGAGCCGGAGTCGTAACCCCTCGCGCGAACCACGCGAGTTACGAATCAGGCAGGCTATATGCCACCATTTTTGCTGCCGGTAGCATCAAGGCAAATATGGCCACCATTGCCTGGTTGCAGACGTCGGAATACCGTGGGCGGCTCGCGCCGTCGCCGACCGGCTATCTGCATGTGGGCCATGCCCGTACGTTTTTTACCGCGTATCAGCGGGCGCGCGACGCAGGAGGCACGCTGGTGATGCGCATGGAAGACCTCGACACGGATCGCAGCAGGCCACGGTATGCCGAGGCTGCTTACGAAGATCTGCGCTGGCTGGGAATTCGCTGGCACGAGGGCCCCGACACCGGGGGGCCACACGCTCCCTACCTGCAGAGCAAGCGCATGGACATCTACCTGAAGATGTGGCGCGCGCTGTATCGCCGCGGCTATCTGTTTGCCTGCAAGTGTTCGCGCAAGGATCTCGAGGCCGCCTTGGGAGCGCCACACGAAGTGAACGTGCGCAACGGCAAGGCCGAGCCGTTGGATGATGAGCCCATTTATCCGGGAACGTGCCGGGGCAACCTGAGCTACGTACAACAACTGCCTGGAGGCCCCGACTGGGAAGGCGCGGACACACCACAGGGGTTTAATTGGCGTTTCCGCGTGCCCGATGGCGAGGTAATCGAATTCGTCGATCAGAACCTGGGACCGCAGCGCTTTGTTGCCGGCGTGGATTTCGGCGATTTCGCAGTATGGCGGCGCGATGGCACGCCGAGCTATCAGCTTGCCTGCGTGGCAGATGACGCGGCGATGCGCATCACGGAAGTGGTGCGAGGCGCCGACCTGTTGCGATCGACGGCTCGCCAGATCCTGCTCTACCGCGCTCTGGGCCTGGTGCCGCCGCAGTGGTTCCATTGCCGGCTGGTTCTCGACCAGTACGGCCGCCGTCTGGCGAAGCGCTATGACGCCCTCAGTCTGCGCACACTGCGCGCGCAGGGTCGCACGCCCATGAATATTCTGGGCGCAGAACTGCCGCTCAGCGCGTAAAAAGCAGGCATCAGGGAACAGGTATTAGGGATTAGAAAAGCGGGCTTCGTGCCGACACTTAGCGTCAACGACGCGTGCTTGCTAAGCCCCAATGCCAAATACCTCGTTATATCCAGGGCTTCGCACACGATTTATCATCCCTTTATTCCTCGCGAGCCGCGAAAGAGTGATAATGCAGCAGCACGGCTGATGCGTTATCGCGAGCTTCTCGCTGTTCTGCCCCGGTCCGCCGCGTTGATCGATTCGTCCAGGCCGTTGCCGACGAAGGAGGACCCATGCCAGCAAAGAAGCACCACCCCACTCATCCCCCGAAGCCCCACCCTCCACTGCCCCTCCCTGTCTTTCATGAGCCGGTCTTTAACGAGGATCAGCAGATCGTTGTACCGCCGCAGTTCCTCACACCGCATCCTTCTGACGGGAAGCTCTACGCCAGCCTGGGAAATCTGCTGAGCACGCAGACGACGCAGTTCGACAAGTCGCGCGTGGCCGATGGCGAAATGCTCGAGCTTGCAGCAGCATATGGCGATCACGGACCGGAACTGATCCAGCAGATTCAGCAGGCTAAGCAGATCGTTTTTCACGCGCTGGGGGATTCGGGAGCGATCACGGCGGGCGTCAAGTACCAGAATGAGCTGAACGTGACGGAGCAGCTTTCAGCGGATTGTCACACGTCAGACGCC from the Occallatibacter riparius genome contains:
- a CDS encoding glutamate--tRNA ligase family protein, whose amino-acid sequence is MATIAWLQTSEYRGRLAPSPTGYLHVGHARTFFTAYQRARDAGGTLVMRMEDLDTDRSRPRYAEAAYEDLRWLGIRWHEGPDTGGPHAPYLQSKRMDIYLKMWRALYRRGYLFACKCSRKDLEAALGAPHEVNVRNGKAEPLDDEPIYPGTCRGNLSYVQQLPGGPDWEGADTPQGFNWRFRVPDGEVIEFVDQNLGPQRFVAGVDFGDFAVWRRDGTPSYQLACVADDAAMRITEVVRGADLLRSTARQILLYRALGLVPPQWFHCRLVLDQYGRRLAKRYDALSLRTLRAQGRTPMNILGAELPLSA